In Nostoc edaphicum CCNP1411, the sequence AAAAACTTAAAATCATCAAGACTAATAAGGATTTAAAGTCTCTATTTCGTCTCCTTTGTCAGACTGATGTAAAGTTTTTTAACATCTGCTGAATATCCTTCTCATAAAATTTAGTTGTTAACTGGGAGATAGTTTGAATGGCTTTTGGACCAGCATCACGATTAGGGGTCGCACTGTTTGAAGACACCGATCCCATTGATCTGTGGCCAAGTCGCTCTAATGAGGAAGTTGAAACCGTAATTAGATCAGTCTACAAGCAAGTTCTAGGCAACGCTTATGTAATGGAGAGTGAGCGGCTTTCCGTTCCTGAATCCCAACTCAAACGGGGTAACATTAGCGTTCGTGAGTTTGTGCGTCAAGTTGGGAAGTCGGAACTTTACCGTTCACGCTTTTTTGATAGCGCACCCCGCTATCGAGCGATCGAATTAAATTTCAGGCATTTCCTTGGTCGTGCGCCATTGGATCTGGAAGAAACGCGTACACACAGCACTATTCTGGATACAAAGGGCTTTGAAGCTGAGATTGATTCATATCTAGACAGCGACGAATACCAAGAAACCTTCGGGGAAAACATTGTGCCTTATATTCGAGGCTATAAAACCGAAGCTATTCAGAGTTTGGTTCAGTTTACTCACTTGTTCCAACTGGTACGTGGTTCCTCTAGCAGCAGCCTGAAAGGTGACTTAGCTGGCAAACAACCAAAATTGAACAGTTTGCTAATTCAAAGCACGCCTACCCCCGTAATTTCACCAGCTAGCAAGGGTGCTGCATTCCGCAACCCGACATCTACTCCTCGCACTCGTCAAGGTGTGGGATCTGGTGACAACGGTAGGGTCTACCGGGTTGAAGTCACTGGCTACAAGGCAAATGTGGTAAATAACATTTCCAAGTTTCGCCGCAGTAACCAGGTCTTTTTCGTGCCATACAATCAGCTTTCACAAGAGTATCAGCGAATTCACAAGCAGGGCGGTGTGATCGCCAGTGTTACTCCTGTCAACTAGAGAATAGAAATTGGGGATTAAAGCGTAGGGATTATTTGAAAAGTGTTTCGCTGTGACTTTAGGTACTTTTCGATCCCCCCTAACCCCCTTCAAAAAGCTACCGTGTATACACATCTTGGTAATGAAGCCCAAACCCTGGATTTACCCCCCTTAGTCCCCCCTTGCCAAGCTACGGTGTACACACAAGTCTGATAACCTTATCCCATATCGTTCTGATCCCCCCTAACCCCCCTTAAAAAGGGCTACGGTGTATACACAAGTCCTAAAAACCTAGCTTGATAAGACTTTCCTCGTTCCCAGTCTCCGACTGGGAATGTATTCATTGAGTCTCTGACTCAATGCCAGATTGGAGGCAGAGCCT encodes:
- a CDS encoding phycobilisome linker polypeptide; the encoded protein is MAFGPASRLGVALFEDTDPIDLWPSRSNEEVETVIRSVYKQVLGNAYVMESERLSVPESQLKRGNISVREFVRQVGKSELYRSRFFDSAPRYRAIELNFRHFLGRAPLDLEETRTHSTILDTKGFEAEIDSYLDSDEYQETFGENIVPYIRGYKTEAIQSLVQFTHLFQLVRGSSSSSLKGDLAGKQPKLNSLLIQSTPTPVISPASKGAAFRNPTSTPRTRQGVGSGDNGRVYRVEVTGYKANVVNNISKFRRSNQVFFVPYNQLSQEYQRIHKQGGVIASVTPVN